The genome window CAAGAAACCAAACACAGCCCTACACCAACAATAATTTCACGATGACCAAATTTCATGTGGTTTTCATCTCAACCCCTGGCATCGGAAACCTAGTCCCACTCGTCGAGTTCGCTCAGCTCCTAGGCAATCATGACCCTCGGTTCCACTCCACCATCCTCATCATCAACATGTCCCAACGGCCCATTGTCAACACCTGCATCCAATCTCGCGCTGCCACGTACACGAACATCCGCTTCCTCCACCTGCCTGCGGTGGACCCGCCTTCCCCTGATCAGTATCGGTCCTCGATGGGCTACATATCCCTGCTCATACAAAACCACAGAACCCACGTGAAGAATGCCCTCACCAACCTCATGTCTCCCGAGTCAGACGAGTTTAACTCGGGCCGAGTTGCTGGGCTTTTCGTGGACATGTTTTGTACATCCATGATTGATGTTGCTAACGAGCTTGACATTCCTTGTTACCTTTTTTTCGCTTCCCCAGCAACATTTCTCAGCTTCATGCTTCACCTTCCTACCTTGGATGCCCAAATCCCCACTGAGTTTGGTGACTCGGATACCGAGTTGAGCATACCGGGTTTCGCTAACTCGGTGCCCCCACTCGTTTTGCCTACGGCGGTGCTGAATAAGAAGGGGGATGCGTACTCTTGGTATTTATCCCATGCGCGGAGGTACACAGAAACAAAAGGTATTGTCGTGAATACGTTTGAGGAATTGGAGCCACATGCTCTTAGCTCATTGGCTATGAGTCCGCTGCCGCGAGTTTACCCGATTGGGCCTGTTCTTGATCTTAACGGGCCGGCCCAATGGCATGACCCAAACCGGTACGAAAGTGTCATGAGATGGCTCGACAACCAGCCCACATCATCGGTCGTGTTGTTATGCTTTGGAAGCATGGGGAGTCTTAGTGGGCCCCAAGTGAGGGAAATAGCGTTCGGGCTTGAACGTGCCGGGTTTCGATTCATATGGGCATTGCGTGACCCACCCAAGTCCCAACTGGACCTCCCGAGCGACCCGGCGAGCGTCGACGACGTATTACCAAATGGGTTCTTGGAACGGACTTGTAAGTTGGGCTTGATTTTTGGGCTGGTTCCACAAGCGAAGATTTTGGCCCACCCAGCAATCGGAGGGTTCGTATCGCATTGCGGTTGGAACTCAATTTTGGAAAGCTTATGGTACGGTGTACCGATTGCCACGTGGCCGATTTACGCGGAACAACAAATGAACGCCTTTGAGATGGTGAAGGAATTGGGATTGGCAATTGAGATTCGGTTGGATTATAGGGAGGGTAGTGATTTGGTGCTAGCGGAGGAGGTGGAGAGAAGCATAAAGCACTTGATGAACGGTGATGATGTGGTGAGGGCTAGGGTGAAGGAGATAAGAGAGAAGAGTAGGATGGTTTTGTTGGAGAATGGATCTTCATACCAAGCATTAGGAGCTTTAACTGAGAAATTAGTGCCTAAGATAGGAGgcaaatttaaattatatcaATTGTTCCTCtctgtatttttgttttttgttatcCACTGATTGTTGATGGAGAATCTCACTAACGAGAGGATTTAGGGGCACCTTATATCATTTGTTCctttaaaattcatttttcaagTCAGTTTGACATTGCTGTGctattaaaataattactgtcagatttgctgtgagggAAATCATCTGTAAGAGAAATGGGCTGCATTTctcaaaaattttaaaaaattacttaTCGCTctaaataagcaatgccaaacttaGTGTTAATTTTCCCATTGTAAAAATTTGTATTGCAATGAAACTTGCCTCCGATTTTAATCTAAAACATTTACATGGGCTCATCTATGAAGCCCAAACGGTACCTCTCGAACTCAGGTCAATGGGAGAGAGCGAACGCTTTAGACCCAAACagcaaaatatgaaatatttcTCGGTCGGTCATTATTTctgagaaaagagaaaacttGGATTTGGAgggaaaagaaaggagaagaaaatgccGGTGGCAAGACCTGAAACATCTGATTCCAGAGTCATTGCTCATGTAGACATGGACTGCTTCTACGTTCAAggtctctttctctttgttctCTCTCAGTGTGTCTTTAATTGTAATTGTGAGTGGTTCtgttagggtttggaaatGAGTAAATC of Prunus dulcis chromosome 4, ALMONDv2, whole genome shotgun sequence contains these proteins:
- the LOC117624743 gene encoding UDP-glycosyltransferase 43-like; this translates as MITLPPRNQTQPYTNNNFTMTKFHVVFISTPGIGNLVPLVEFAQLLGNHDPRFHSTILIINMSQRPIVNTCIQSRAATYTNIRFLHLPAVDPPSPDQYRSSMGYISLLIQNHRTHVKNALTNLMSPESDEFNSGRVAGLFVDMFCTSMIDVANELDIPCYLFFASPATFLSFMLHLPTLDAQIPTEFGDSDTELSIPGFANSVPPLVLPTAVLNKKGDAYSWYLSHARRYTETKGIVVNTFEELEPHALSSLAMSPLPRVYPIGPVLDLNGPAQWHDPNRYESVMRWLDNQPTSSVVLLCFGSMGSLSGPQVREIAFGLERAGFRFIWALRDPPKSQLDLPSDPASVDDVLPNGFLERTCKLGLIFGLVPQAKILAHPAIGGFVSHCGWNSILESLWYGVPIATWPIYAEQQMNAFEMVKELGLAIEIRLDYREGSDLVLAEEVERSIKHLMNGDDVVRARVKEIREKSRMVLLENGSSYQALGALTEKLVPKIGGKFKLYQLFLSVFLFFVIH